From Permianibacter aggregans, a single genomic window includes:
- the gltB gene encoding glutamate synthase large subunit, whose translation MHLYDPKDERDNCGFGLIADMQGRASHELLSTSLEALANLSHRGAIGADGRTGDGCGVLMQLPEPFFRIWAAQAQLHLTPRFAVGMVFLPRDEKEAAQCRDTLAKQLKQELLTVAGWREVPTQPDVLGPIARASLPRIEQVLVNCPAGWGKHDMERRLFMARRRSEKMLADIDGFYVCTLSCLVIVYKALAMPVDLPQFYPDLTDPRLTTAICLFHQRFSTNTSPRWPLAQPFRFLAHNGEINTISSNRAWSRARGPKYITPLLPDLQQAAPFVSEGGSDSMSLDNMLEVCLAGGMDIFRGLRLLLPPAWEKRDDMDADLRAFYEFNAGHMEPWDGPAGVVMTTGRHVACTLDRNGLRPARYIITANGWLTLSSEVGVWDYSPADVVEKGRVGPGEMLALDTGTGELWRSNAIDLMLKEQHPYRHWLEQHCHVIEADDEDLRITSHRDDPLHFKRLQKLFGVSREERDQVLAVLAEQGQEAVGSMGDDTPLAVLSALPRSIYDYFRQQFAQVTNPPIDPLRESSVMSLTTRLGSEHNVFQEATGEAQRYILQSPVLSHGVLKVLKERVAERTRTVTLPLSADLDESLDDAVARLVKLAENAVQHGGVMLVLSDREISHNTYPVPALLACGAIHQRLVNTGLRCDVNLLVETASARDPHHFAVLIGCGATAVYPWLAYELIADLLANDEDLPKALANYRKGIEKGLLKILSKMGISTIQSYRGGQIFEAIGLHKDVVERCFPNVACRIQGACWPELQEDILRLHQHAWDDRENILHGGLLKYQHGGEYHAWNPDVVQTLQAAVSSGDYDTYKRYAALVNERPISMIRDHLQLKPGKAIALKSTQGEQEILKNFDSAGMSIGALSPEAHETLAIAMNRLGGRSNSGEGGEDPARYGNERVSKIKQIASGRFGVTPSYLMSAEVLQIKIAQGAKPGEGGQLPGHKVSVEIAKLRHATPGVTLISPPPHHDIYSIEDLAQLIHDLKSINPNALVSVKLVAEAGIGTIACGVVKCGADLITISGYDGGTGASPLTSVKYAGGPWELGLVEVQQALVANGLRDRVIVQVDGGFKTGVDVIKAAILGADSFGFGTGPMVAMGCKYLRICHLNNCATGVATQNITLREKHFVGTADKVMNFFRFIARETREQLAALGVASLKELRGRVDLLQLQEGNTSKQRRLDLRPLLATMPVAVRSSQTRKDAPKQADLNEQIVRDVMPHTDKPQVITRAYRIRNRDRSVGAALAGALARKFGSEAPPVHVQLQFRGVAGQSFGVWNAPGVELTLIGDANDYVGKGMAGGRIIIHPAEHIRFLPERTPILGNTCLYGATGGELYARGRAGERFAVRNSGALAVVEGCGDHGCEYMTGGVVVVLGKTGRNFAAGMSGGIAFVQDDEGNFDQRVNAELVEVVPLAEVHTPEFAQYLKKLIEAHAHYTGSRVAETIVREFSARVRQFKVVKPRQFALHSLLPITQNTISVEGVA comes from the coding sequence ATGCATTTGTACGACCCAAAAGATGAACGGGATAATTGCGGCTTTGGCCTGATTGCTGACATGCAGGGCCGGGCCAGTCATGAATTGCTGAGCACGTCACTGGAAGCGCTCGCCAATCTTTCGCATCGTGGCGCCATCGGCGCCGACGGCCGCACCGGCGATGGTTGCGGCGTGCTGATGCAATTGCCGGAGCCTTTTTTCCGGATCTGGGCGGCGCAAGCGCAACTGCATTTAACGCCGCGTTTCGCCGTCGGCATGGTGTTTCTGCCGCGCGATGAAAAAGAAGCCGCGCAATGCCGCGACACGCTCGCCAAACAACTGAAACAGGAATTGCTGACTGTCGCCGGTTGGCGCGAAGTGCCCACCCAGCCCGATGTACTTGGTCCGATTGCGCGCGCCAGTTTGCCGCGTATCGAACAAGTACTGGTCAATTGCCCTGCTGGCTGGGGCAAGCACGATATGGAACGGCGCCTATTCATGGCACGTCGCCGCAGCGAAAAAATGTTGGCCGATATCGATGGCTTTTATGTCTGCACGCTTTCCTGCTTGGTCATCGTTTACAAAGCGCTGGCGATGCCGGTCGATTTGCCGCAGTTCTATCCGGATTTGACCGATCCACGTTTGACGACAGCGATTTGCCTGTTCCACCAACGCTTCTCGACCAACACCTCACCGCGTTGGCCGCTCGCACAACCGTTCCGCTTTTTGGCGCATAACGGCGAAATCAACACCATCTCCTCGAACCGTGCCTGGTCGCGAGCGCGTGGCCCGAAATACATCACGCCACTGCTACCGGATCTGCAGCAAGCGGCGCCGTTTGTCAGCGAGGGCGGCTCGGATTCGATGTCGCTCGATAACATGCTGGAAGTCTGTCTCGCTGGCGGCATGGATATTTTCCGTGGCCTGCGCTTGCTGCTGCCACCTGCTTGGGAAAAGCGTGACGACATGGACGCCGACCTGCGCGCGTTCTACGAATTCAACGCCGGCCATATGGAACCCTGGGATGGCCCGGCCGGTGTGGTGATGACTACCGGTCGTCATGTTGCTTGCACGCTCGATCGCAATGGTTTGCGGCCAGCGCGTTACATCATCACCGCCAATGGCTGGCTGACGCTTTCCTCGGAAGTTGGCGTCTGGGATTACAGCCCGGCCGATGTCGTCGAGAAAGGCCGCGTCGGTCCCGGCGAAATGCTGGCGCTCGATACCGGCACCGGCGAGCTGTGGCGCTCGAACGCCATTGATTTGATGCTGAAAGAACAGCATCCATACCGGCATTGGCTGGAACAGCATTGTCATGTCATCGAGGCCGACGACGAAGATTTGCGTATCACCTCGCATCGCGACGATCCGCTGCATTTCAAACGGCTGCAAAAATTGTTTGGTGTATCGCGTGAAGAGCGCGATCAGGTATTGGCTGTGCTGGCCGAGCAGGGGCAGGAAGCCGTTGGCTCGATGGGCGACGACACACCGCTGGCGGTGTTGTCGGCGTTGCCCCGCTCAATTTACGATTATTTCCGTCAGCAATTCGCGCAAGTCACCAATCCACCGATTGATCCCTTGCGCGAAAGTTCGGTGATGTCGCTGACCACACGTCTCGGTTCCGAACACAACGTATTCCAGGAAGCCACCGGCGAAGCCCAGCGCTACATTCTGCAGTCGCCGGTGCTGTCACACGGTGTGTTGAAAGTATTGAAAGAACGCGTTGCCGAACGCACCCGTACCGTTACGTTGCCGTTATCAGCGGATCTCGATGAATCACTCGACGATGCCGTTGCGCGCCTCGTTAAGCTTGCCGAAAACGCCGTGCAACACGGTGGCGTCATGTTGGTGCTGTCCGATCGCGAAATCTCGCACAATACTTACCCGGTGCCGGCGCTACTCGCCTGCGGCGCCATACATCAGCGTCTGGTCAACACCGGTTTGCGTTGCGATGTGAACCTTTTGGTGGAGACCGCCAGCGCCCGCGACCCACATCATTTCGCCGTGCTGATTGGTTGCGGCGCCACCGCCGTTTATCCGTGGTTGGCGTACGAGTTAATCGCCGATTTGCTCGCCAACGACGAAGACCTGCCAAAAGCTTTGGCCAATTACCGCAAAGGCATTGAAAAAGGCCTGCTGAAAATCCTCAGCAAAATGGGTATCAGCACCATTCAGAGTTATCGCGGCGGCCAGATCTTCGAAGCCATCGGTTTACATAAAGACGTGGTTGAGCGCTGCTTCCCGAATGTCGCCTGCCGCATTCAAGGCGCCTGCTGGCCCGAATTGCAGGAAGACATTCTGCGCCTGCATCAACACGCCTGGGATGATCGTGAAAACATTCTGCACGGCGGTTTGTTGAAGTATCAGCACGGTGGCGAATATCACGCCTGGAACCCGGACGTCGTGCAAACCTTGCAAGCAGCGGTCAGTTCTGGTGATTACGACACCTACAAGCGTTATGCGGCATTGGTCAATGAACGCCCGATTTCGATGATTCGCGACCACCTGCAACTAAAGCCGGGTAAAGCCATCGCTTTGAAGAGTACGCAAGGCGAGCAAGAAATCCTGAAAAATTTCGACTCCGCCGGCATGTCCATTGGAGCCCTGTCGCCAGAAGCGCATGAAACCTTAGCCATTGCCATGAACCGTTTGGGTGGTCGCTCCAACTCCGGCGAAGGCGGCGAAGATCCGGCTCGTTACGGTAACGAACGGGTCAGTAAAATCAAACAGATCGCTTCCGGTCGTTTTGGTGTCACGCCCAGTTATTTGATGAGCGCCGAAGTGCTGCAAATCAAAATTGCGCAAGGCGCCAAGCCGGGCGAGGGTGGTCAATTGCCGGGTCATAAAGTCAGTGTTGAAATCGCCAAACTGCGTCACGCGACACCGGGCGTTACGCTGATTTCGCCGCCGCCGCATCACGATATTTATTCCATCGAAGATCTGGCGCAGCTGATTCACGATTTGAAATCCATCAACCCGAACGCGCTCGTGTCAGTGAAGCTCGTTGCGGAAGCCGGCATCGGCACCATTGCCTGTGGTGTCGTCAAATGCGGTGCCGATTTGATCACCATATCCGGTTACGATGGCGGCACCGGCGCCTCGCCACTTACCTCGGTGAAATACGCCGGTGGCCCGTGGGAATTGGGACTGGTCGAAGTGCAACAAGCATTGGTCGCCAACGGTTTGCGTGATCGGGTAATCGTGCAAGTCGATGGCGGTTTTAAAACCGGTGTCGACGTCATCAAAGCCGCTATCTTGGGGGCCGACAGTTTTGGTTTCGGCACCGGCCCGATGGTGGCGATGGGCTGCAAATACCTGCGCATTTGCCATTTGAATAATTGCGCCACCGGTGTCGCCACGCAAAACATCACACTGCGCGAAAAACACTTCGTCGGCACCGCCGACAAAGTCATGAATTTCTTCAGATTCATTGCTCGGGAAACCCGCGAGCAGTTGGCGGCACTGGGCGTTGCCTCGCTAAAAGAACTGCGTGGCCGCGTCGATTTGCTGCAATTGCAGGAAGGCAACACCAGCAAACAACGCCGGCTCGATTTGCGTCCGTTGCTGGCAACGATGCCAGTCGCCGTGCGCAGCTCGCAAACGCGTAAGGATGCACCAAAGCAAGCCGATTTGAACGAGCAAATCGTCCGCGATGTCATGCCGCATACCGACAAGCCGCAAGTGATCACCCGTGCCTATCGCATTCGCAATCGCGATCGCAGCGTCGGTGCGGCGCTGGCCGGTGCGCTGGCACGGAAATTTGGCAGCGAAGCGCCACCGGTGCATGTGCAATTGCAATTCCGCGGTGTTGCCGGTCAGAGCTTTGGTGTCTGGAACGCGCCCGGTGTCGAGCTGACGCTGATTGGCGACGCCAACGATTACGTCGGCAAAGGCATGGCTGGCGGGCGCATCATCATTCACCCGGCCGAGCACATTCGTTTCTTGCCAGAGCGCACACCAATTCTCGGCAACACTTGTTTATACGGCGCCACCGGTGGCGAGCTGTATGCGCGCGGTCGTGCTGGCGAGCGTTTCGCGGTGCGTAACTCCGGTGCGTTGGCGGTGGTCGAAGGCTGCGGCGATCACGGCTGCGAATACATGACCGGCGGCGTTGTCGTCGTGCTTGGCAAAACCGGCCGTAACTTCGCTGCTGGCATGAGCGGTGGTATCGCGTTCGTGCAGGATGACGAAGGCAACTTTGATCAACGCGTTAATGCAGAGCTCGTTGAAGTCGTGCCGCTCGCCGAAGTGCACACCCCCGAGTTTGCCCAATACCTGAAAAAACTGATCGAAGCGCACGCCCACTACACCGGCAGCCGCGTCGCGGAAACCATCGTTCGCGAATTCAGCGCCAGAGTGCGGCAATTCAAGGTCGTCAAACCGCGTCAATTTGCGCTGCACAGCCTGCTGCCGATCACGCAAAACACCATTTCTGTTGAGGGGGTTGCATGA
- a CDS encoding FAD-dependent oxidoreductase — MTTNVLHFLEQGRKDPDKLPKNERQHGFKEIYRAFVQEEAVSQSERCISCGNPYCSWKCPVHNDIPGWLNLAAKGKLFEAAELCHETNSLPEVCGRVCPQDRLCEGACTLNTGFGAVTIGSMEKWIVDNAFAQGWRPNLSHVVDTGKRVAIVGAGPAGLSCADVLARYGVKAVVYDRYDEIGGLLTFGIPEFKLEKRVMRQRREIFESMGIEFVLNCEVGKDVSFEKLQKEFDAVFLGLGTYKPVFGGFPGEEAKGVYAALDFLIGNIRHLHEMPAGDYPFIDLKDKRVIVLGGGDTAMDCVRTAVRQGATEVSCVYRRDEASMPGSRREVSNAKEEGVNFVWQRQPLAIESAANGITGVRVKNTETGIEEVLAADAVVIAFGYRASPPDWLKKLGVTLNDKELVVVGGSSPFQSSVTGIYAGGDMVRGADLVVNAVAEGRQAAKSIIKQLGV; from the coding sequence ATGACCACCAACGTATTACACTTTCTGGAACAAGGCAGAAAAGATCCGGACAAGCTGCCAAAGAACGAACGCCAGCATGGTTTCAAGGAAATCTATCGCGCGTTTGTGCAAGAAGAGGCCGTCAGCCAATCTGAACGCTGTATTTCCTGCGGCAATCCGTATTGCAGTTGGAAATGCCCGGTCCATAACGACATTCCTGGCTGGTTGAATCTAGCCGCCAAAGGCAAATTGTTTGAAGCCGCTGAACTCTGTCACGAAACCAATTCCTTGCCGGAAGTCTGCGGTCGCGTTTGCCCGCAAGATCGGCTTTGCGAAGGTGCCTGCACACTGAACACTGGCTTCGGTGCCGTCACCATCGGCTCGATGGAAAAATGGATTGTCGATAACGCTTTCGCGCAAGGCTGGCGACCAAACCTGTCGCACGTCGTCGATACTGGTAAACGCGTCGCGATTGTCGGCGCCGGCCCAGCGGGCCTTTCCTGTGCCGATGTACTGGCGCGCTACGGCGTAAAAGCCGTGGTCTATGACCGTTATGATGAAATCGGCGGCTTGCTGACCTTTGGTATTCCGGAATTCAAACTGGAAAAGCGCGTGATGCGCCAGCGTCGCGAAATTTTTGAAAGCATGGGCATTGAGTTCGTGCTCAATTGCGAAGTCGGCAAAGACGTCAGCTTTGAAAAACTGCAGAAAGAATTTGATGCGGTGTTTTTAGGCTTAGGCACTTACAAACCGGTCTTCGGCGGTTTTCCCGGCGAGGAAGCCAAAGGCGTCTATGCCGCGCTCGATTTTCTGATCGGAAATATCCGTCACCTGCACGAGATGCCAGCCGGCGATTACCCGTTTATCGATTTGAAAGATAAACGCGTGATCGTACTCGGCGGTGGCGACACCGCGATGGACTGCGTGCGCACCGCCGTACGCCAGGGCGCCACCGAAGTGTCATGTGTTTATCGTCGCGACGAAGCCAGCATGCCCGGCTCACGCCGCGAGGTGTCCAACGCGAAAGAGGAGGGCGTCAACTTCGTCTGGCAACGCCAGCCACTGGCTATTGAATCCGCCGCCAATGGCATCACGGGTGTGCGCGTTAAAAACACCGAAACCGGCATTGAGGAAGTACTGGCTGCTGATGCCGTCGTCATCGCATTTGGCTACCGCGCCTCTCCGCCCGATTGGCTAAAAAAACTGGGCGTAACGCTAAACGACAAAGAGTTAGTGGTTGTTGGTGGCAGTTCGCCATTCCAATCCAGCGTCACCGGCATCTATGCCGGCGGCGATATGGTGCGCGGCGCTGACTTGGTCGTGAACGCCGTAGCGGAGGGTAGGCAGGCGGCGAAATCGATCATCAAACAATTGGGTGTTTGA
- a CDS encoding GIY-YIG nuclease family protein: MSNWFVYLLECQDNSVYCGITDNVERRMAVHAAGKGARYTRSRPPKKLLGCCRCDSRSAALKLEIAIKKLKPAAKRELAASWSSD, from the coding sequence ATGAGCAATTGGTTTGTATACTTGTTGGAATGCCAGGACAACAGTGTCTATTGTGGCATTACCGACAACGTCGAGCGGCGAATGGCTGTGCATGCGGCCGGCAAAGGAGCGCGCTACACTCGTTCGCGGCCTCCGAAAAAACTGCTGGGCTGTTGCCGTTGTGATTCCCGTTCGGCGGCATTGAAGTTGGAAATAGCCATCAAGAAATTGAAGCCGGCCGCCAAGCGTGAATTGGCGGCCAGTTGGTCTAGCGATTAA
- a CDS encoding NAD(P)/FAD-dependent oxidoreductase, whose protein sequence is MAESTHQSSYWEDQSFLQSDVLIIGAGIVGLSTAAELLERKPDLRVTIVERGLLPSGASTRNAGFACFGSLSEILADIDAFGEDIALATLQARVTGLKRLQQRVPETAMDYQQHGGYELLSAAQMPLLAQLDRINQLLMPIFQAPVFRRVEAKINEFGFADNRVNALLFNPFEAQLHSGMLMRWLLKHVQSLGALVLTGAEVQRFRAEQDGVHVELSSQDRNWTLRSEQLALCTNAFARALLPELSVTPGRGQVLITEPIADLRWQGTFHAEEGYYYFRNIDQRILLGGARHQDFAGETTTEFGDNPIVSQALDTFLHQVISPNKQLRIAQRWSGIMAFGETKKPIVKRHDERTVIGVRMGGMGVAIGSSVAVQLADLLLA, encoded by the coding sequence ATGGCTGAGTCCACGCATCAAAGCAGTTATTGGGAAGACCAAAGTTTTTTGCAGAGTGACGTGCTGATTATTGGCGCCGGCATCGTTGGGCTGTCGACTGCTGCAGAGTTACTGGAGCGAAAGCCCGACTTGCGCGTAACGATTGTCGAGCGCGGCCTGCTGCCCAGCGGTGCCAGCACCCGTAACGCTGGTTTCGCCTGCTTTGGCAGCCTCAGCGAAATCCTCGCCGACATCGACGCCTTCGGCGAAGACATCGCCTTGGCGACCTTGCAGGCCAGAGTCACCGGACTCAAACGTCTGCAGCAACGCGTACCGGAAACCGCCATGGACTATCAACAGCATGGTGGTTACGAGTTACTGAGTGCAGCACAGATGCCGCTGCTTGCACAGCTTGATCGAATCAACCAGTTGTTGATGCCGATTTTTCAGGCGCCGGTATTTCGTCGTGTAGAGGCAAAAATCAATGAATTCGGTTTTGCCGATAATCGCGTCAACGCTCTGCTGTTCAATCCGTTCGAAGCACAGCTACATAGCGGCATGCTGATGCGCTGGTTGCTGAAACACGTGCAAAGTCTGGGCGCGCTGGTACTGACCGGCGCCGAAGTGCAACGCTTTCGCGCTGAACAGGATGGTGTGCATGTTGAGCTATCGAGCCAAGACCGAAACTGGACATTACGCAGCGAACAACTGGCGCTATGCACCAATGCCTTTGCCCGTGCGTTGCTGCCGGAATTGTCAGTAACACCGGGTCGCGGCCAGGTGCTGATTACCGAACCTATTGCCGATTTGCGCTGGCAGGGCACCTTTCACGCCGAAGAAGGTTATTACTATTTTCGCAATATCGATCAACGCATTCTGCTCGGAGGTGCCCGTCACCAGGATTTCGCTGGCGAAACCACGACCGAGTTTGGCGACAATCCGATTGTCAGTCAGGCGCTCGACACGTTTTTGCATCAGGTGATTAGCCCGAACAAGCAATTGAGAATCGCCCAGCGCTGGTCCGGCATCATGGCCTTTGGCGAAACGAAAAAACCGATTGTCAAACGTCATGACGAACGCACGGTGATTGGCGTGCGCATGGGCGGCATGGGTGTCGCCATTGGTTCTTCGGTCGCCGTGCAATTGGCCGACTTACTGCTCGCTTAA
- a CDS encoding DUF1569 domain-containing protein, which produces MNRRQFNLALLAGAAVAVGGAVWVHLPASDQELSLAAISRELRSLPLANLDSNGAWSISEIFQHLAQSIEYSLTGYPQAKSALFQTVVGTPAFYVFSRKKAMRHPLDEPIPGAPLLQQQIAPELALQRLLTAIEQFQQHQGRLAPHFAYGELSASQYALAHAMHIRQHLTEFSVNGTQIYG; this is translated from the coding sequence ATGAATCGACGTCAATTCAACCTAGCGCTACTAGCCGGAGCCGCTGTTGCTGTGGGTGGCGCCGTTTGGGTTCACCTGCCTGCCAGCGATCAGGAGCTGTCATTGGCCGCGATAAGCCGCGAATTACGGTCACTGCCACTGGCCAATCTGGACAGTAATGGAGCCTGGTCCATCAGCGAAATTTTTCAGCATCTGGCGCAAAGCATCGAGTATTCATTGACCGGCTACCCGCAGGCGAAATCGGCGCTATTCCAAACCGTAGTTGGTACACCGGCTTTCTATGTATTTTCCCGGAAAAAAGCCATGCGCCATCCGCTGGATGAGCCGATTCCCGGTGCGCCGCTGTTGCAGCAACAGATTGCACCGGAACTCGCTCTTCAGCGCTTGCTGACGGCAATCGAACAATTTCAGCAGCATCAAGGCAGATTGGCGCCGCACTTTGCCTATGGCGAATTGAGTGCCAGCCAATATGCATTGGCTCATGCCATGCACATCCGCCAGCACTTGACCGAATTTTCCGTGAATGGGACACAGATTTATGGCTGA
- a CDS encoding ATP-binding protein yields the protein MKLNLTQRLIVLFSVFSVLLVLTIASVVRYSFNKELTEHIHRRELANLQTLADDLADRYAAQGNWQFLPRSPESWHRFVLNSVLEHRNLLPEQAGSPEELKQLRHKLRHQIAKRRQDVHHLMPRLQLVDQDRQRLVGVILPREASLLEQPITIDERTVGYLLLAEPPGVRDELEQRFQQAHFEMLLLTSSAALIISFLIAYWLARNLTKPIHQLASTVAHLREGDYLSRSQIQRSDELGQLATDIDQLAETLARNEQFRRNAMADISHELRTPLSLLRSRIEAMQDGVVAMDDSSLEALHRSALRLTHLVDDLHQMALADAGGLKLQYRDVDAVALTQTVVREYEAEMKRRDLELNIDAPDSLMIDADQQRFRQVIDNLISNSIRYTDPNGRITIRLRSEGSQLLWCIEDSEPGVAEADITQLFERFFRVEKSRSRDSGGSGLGLAVVKALVQAHRGSVEAARSSLGGLQVCLRLPLKAEFNHE from the coding sequence ATGAAATTGAATTTGACCCAGCGCCTGATTGTGCTGTTTTCGGTGTTCAGTGTGCTGCTGGTGCTGACCATTGCGTCGGTGGTTCGTTATAGCTTCAACAAGGAATTGACCGAGCATATTCATCGTCGGGAGCTGGCCAATCTGCAAACGCTCGCCGATGATTTGGCCGATCGTTATGCTGCGCAAGGCAATTGGCAATTTCTGCCGCGTTCGCCGGAAAGCTGGCACCGCTTCGTGCTCAATTCTGTGCTTGAGCATCGCAACCTGTTGCCGGAACAGGCGGGTTCGCCGGAAGAGCTGAAGCAATTACGACACAAGCTGCGCCATCAAATCGCCAAGCGCCGGCAGGATGTGCATCACCTGATGCCGCGTTTACAGCTCGTCGATCAGGATCGCCAACGCTTGGTGGGCGTCATCTTGCCGCGTGAAGCCAGTCTGCTTGAACAGCCGATCACCATTGATGAGCGAACGGTTGGTTATTTGTTGTTGGCCGAGCCGCCTGGCGTTCGTGACGAGCTGGAACAGCGCTTTCAGCAAGCCCATTTTGAAATGCTGCTGCTCACCAGCAGCGCGGCGTTAATCATCAGTTTTCTTATCGCTTATTGGTTGGCCCGCAACCTGACTAAACCGATTCACCAATTGGCCAGCACCGTTGCCCATTTACGCGAAGGAGATTACCTGTCGCGCAGTCAAATTCAGCGCAGTGATGAGCTGGGGCAATTGGCCACTGACATTGATCAACTGGCCGAGACACTGGCGCGTAACGAGCAATTCCGTCGCAACGCCATGGCCGATATTTCTCACGAACTACGCACGCCATTGTCATTGCTGCGATCGCGCATTGAAGCGATGCAGGATGGTGTGGTCGCGATGGATGACAGTTCGCTGGAAGCGCTGCACCGCAGTGCTTTACGTTTGACCCATCTGGTCGATGATTTACATCAGATGGCGTTGGCTGATGCTGGCGGCCTGAAGTTACAGTATCGCGATGTCGATGCCGTGGCGCTGACGCAGACGGTGGTTCGCGAATACGAGGCGGAAATGAAGCGACGCGATCTGGAATTGAACATTGACGCGCCGGATTCGCTGATGATTGATGCCGACCAGCAACGCTTTCGTCAGGTGATCGACAATTTAATCAGCAACAGCATTCGTTACACCGATCCGAATGGTCGCATCACGATTCGACTGCGCAGCGAGGGTTCGCAATTGCTCTGGTGTATCGAGGACTCCGAGCCGGGTGTTGCCGAAGCGGATATCACGCAATTGTTCGAACGCTTTTTCCGTGTCGAGAAATCGCGTTCGCGTGACAGTGGCGGTTCTGGTCTAGGACTCGCCGTTGTCAAAGCGCTGGTGCAGGCCCATCGCGGCAGTGTCGAGGCCGCCCGTTCATCGCTAGGAGGTTTGCAGGTGTGCCTGCGGCTGCCACTGAAAGCGGAGTTCAATCATGAATGA
- a CDS encoding response regulator, translating into MMNDNTRHVLLVEDEIELASLVSDYLKQAGLRVSLCHRGDQALAQFKHLQPDLLVLDLMLPGLDGLSICKEVRQFSAVPIIMVTARVEEVDRLLGLELGADDYLCKPFSPRELVARVKAICRRMEPGFGKTGSNERLQLDTERFMARLDGKMLNLTPVEFRLLHHLVSHAGKVFSRSQLLDHVHDDSRVVTDRTVDSHIKNLRKKLRDAARKDDEWIHSIYGLGYKFEWP; encoded by the coding sequence ATCATGAATGACAACACTCGTCATGTGCTGCTCGTGGAAGATGAAATCGAGCTGGCCTCGCTGGTCAGTGACTACCTGAAGCAGGCCGGTCTTCGGGTCAGCCTTTGTCATCGTGGTGATCAGGCGCTGGCGCAATTCAAGCATCTGCAACCGGACCTGTTGGTGCTCGACTTGATGCTGCCTGGGCTTGATGGTTTGAGCATTTGCAAAGAGGTTCGGCAATTCTCGGCAGTGCCGATCATCATGGTCACGGCGCGCGTTGAAGAGGTGGATCGTCTGCTCGGTTTGGAGTTGGGGGCTGACGATTACTTGTGCAAACCATTCAGTCCGCGCGAACTGGTGGCGCGCGTCAAAGCGATATGCCGGCGCATGGAGCCAGGCTTTGGTAAAACCGGCAGCAACGAACGGTTGCAGTTGGATACCGAGCGTTTCATGGCCAGACTGGACGGCAAAATGCTGAACCTGACGCCAGTGGAATTTCGTTTGTTGCACCATCTGGTCAGCCATGCCGGCAAGGTGTTTTCCCGTTCACAATTGCTGGATCATGTCCACGATGACAGCCGTGTGGTTACCGATCGCACTGTTGATTCACATATCAAGAATCTGCGCAAAAAGCTGCGTGATGCGGCGCGCAAGGATGATGAATGGATTCACTCCATTTACGGCCTTGGCTATAAGTTCGAGTGGCCCTGA
- a CDS encoding ABC transporter ATP-binding protein — protein MSSNDTVVSVNNMSQRVQTLEGPLQILRDISFSIAAGESVAIVGASGSGKSTLLGLLAGLDTCTEGEVVLHGKRLQDLDEDQRAKLRAEKVGFVFQSFHLLPSLTALENVMMPLEIAGIENAEKTAEKWLKQVGLEERLTHTPRQLSGGEQQRVAIARAFATSPAILFADEPTGNLDRNTGAKIIDLLFSLNEQQGTTLVLVTHDEVLAQRCDRRLTLVEGKLQPEGQQ, from the coding sequence ATGTCATCGAACGATACCGTCGTCTCCGTCAATAACATGTCCCAGCGCGTCCAGACTTTGGAAGGCCCGCTGCAAATCCTCAGAGATATCAGTTTCTCGATTGCCGCCGGCGAGTCGGTGGCTATTGTTGGTGCTTCCGGCTCTGGCAAATCCACATTACTGGGTTTGTTGGCCGGGCTCGATACCTGCACCGAAGGTGAAGTGGTGTTGCACGGTAAACGTCTGCAGGATCTGGACGAGGATCAGCGCGCCAAACTGCGTGCAGAAAAGGTCGGTTTCGTGTTCCAGTCGTTTCATTTGTTGCCATCGTTGACAGCGCTGGAAAACGTCATGATGCCGCTGGAAATTGCCGGTATCGAGAATGCGGAGAAGACCGCAGAAAAATGGTTGAAACAGGTCGGCCTCGAAGAGCGCTTGACCCATACACCTCGGCAGTTATCGGGAGGCGAACAGCAGCGCGTCGCGATTGCTCGCGCCTTTGCTACTTCGCCGGCGATTTTGTTCGCCGATGAACCGACCGGCAATCTCGATCGCAACACTGGTGCAAAAATCATCGATTTATTGTTTTCCTTGAATGAACAACAGGGCACGACGCTGGTGCTGGTCACGCACGATGAAGTATTGGCGCAGCGCTGCGACCGGCGCCTGACACTGGTTGAAGGCAAGCTGCAACCAGAGGGCCAGCAATGA